GCCGCGGCGGAAGTACGTGCGTCCGGCGAGCCCCCACGCGAAGACGAGGGCGACGACGCCCGTCGCGAGCGACGTGCCGATGGCGGCGCCCGCGACGCCGAGGCCGGCGCCGAAGATGAGGGCGGCGGAGAAGCCGATGTTGGCGAGGGCACCGCCGGCGCGGACGACCATCGGGGTCACGGTGTCGCCGACGCCAGCGTAGGTGCGGCTGGCGATCAGGTTCGGGAACTCGAACAGGAGCGCGGGAGCGACGAGGGCGAGGTAGGTGGCGGCGTGGCCGAGTGGTTCGGGTTCGGAGCCGAGGACGGCCACGAGTTCGGGGGCCGTAGTGGCGTAGAGTAGGGCGATTGGCGCGGCGATCAGGAGCGTGAGGACGAGCGAGACGGCGACGGCGGCGCTCGCCCGCTCCGTGTTCTCGCCGCCGTAGGCCTGCGAGACGAGCGTGACCGTCCCGCCCGCGAGGCCGATGCCGAGGAACTTCCCCACCTGCCAGTAGGCGTTGGCGAAGGCGAGACCGGCGACGGCCGCCGTGCCCACGTCCCATCCGACCATCGCGAGATCGACGGTCGACTTCGACATGATCGCCAGCCCGGTGACGATCCGGGGCCACGAGAGGTCGAACGTCTCGCGGAAGCGCCGGGGGTCGATGACGCCGGCGCGGTCCAGCAGGCCGGCGACGGTGTCGAGCGGTCGGCCACCCATCGACCGTCGTAACGGTGGGTGGGTATTGGAGGTTGCGGGTGCGGTCGAGTCGGCCCCAAGACCTACCTACGCGCCGACAGAACTGCGCCGTGCATGCTCCAGGCAGACCTCGAAGTGTGTGGCGACTGTGGTCTCGTGCACATGGAAGGCGGTGCCGGACCGGATCACGTCGACGAGTGTGCGGTCTGTGGCGGGCGGGTGAAGGAGGTCGAACTCGACGACCTGATCGGTCTCTAGGCGACCCGGTTGCGCAGTTCCTCGCCGGCCTGGTACTGGTGGAAGATTTCCATCACCAGGTCGGCGATGTCGAGGTGGTAGCGGTTCGTCGCGGAGCCGCGGTGCGGCGAGATGATGACCTCCTCGAAGTCCCAGAGCGGGTTGTCCTCGGGGAGGGGTTCGGTCTCGAACACGTCGAGGCCGGCGCCCGCAATCGTCCCGTCGTCGAGGGCGTCGATCAGGGCGTCCTCGTCGGCGATGGGGCCGCGGGCGATGTTGATGAGGTATGCGTCGTCGCGCATGGTCTCGAACTCGGCGGTCGAGAACATCCCCTCCGTCTCGGGGGTATGGGGGACGGCGATGACGACGAAGCGCGCGTCCGAGATGGCCTCGTGGAGGTCGTCGGGATGGTAGAGCTCGGAGACGCCGGGGACGGGTTCGTCGGAGCGTCGAACGCCCACCACGTCCATCCCGAGGGCGTCGGCGCGTTCGGCGACGCCCTGGCCGAGGGTGCCGAGGCCGACGACACACACCTGCTCGTTCTCGACGGTGAAGGGCCGCTCGTACGGCGGCTCGGCGAGCCAGTCGTTGTCGTTCTGGTGGTCGCGGTAGATGTGGAGCATCCGCGCCAGCGACACCATGTAGCCGATGGCGAGTTCGCCGACGGTCGTGTCGTGAATCCCCGTGCTGTTGGTGAGGGGAACCCCGGCCGCCTCGTGGGCCTCGGTGTCGAACTCGTCGTAGCCCGCGCGGATGCAGTGGGTCCAGCCGGCGTCGAGGAACGCCTCGCGGGGGCG
This window of the Haloplanus rubicundus genome carries:
- the ddh gene encoding D-2-hydroxyacid dehydrogenase codes for the protein MPDRPQLERLCIHETVDEKIPIQAFADAFADLDVPVEIVGDDEEFDRTDAVASFRPREAFLDAGWTHCIRAGYDEFDTEAHEAAGVPLTNSTGIHDTTVGELAIGYMVSLARMLHIYRDHQNDNDWLAEPPYERPFTVENEQVCVVGLGTLGQGVAERADALGMDVVGVRRSDEPVPGVSELYHPDDLHEAISDARFVVIAVPHTPETEGMFSTAEFETMRDDAYLINIARGPIADEDALIDALDDGTIAGAGLDVFETEPLPEDNPLWDFEEVIISPHRGSATNRYHLDIADLVMEIFHQYQAGEELRNRVA